A single window of Nicotiana tomentosiformis chromosome 1, ASM39032v3, whole genome shotgun sequence DNA harbors:
- the LOC104115456 gene encoding putative UDP-rhamnose:rhamnosyltransferase 1 codes for MRTKMTYVVVLPCFGFDCLIPSTNLVNYDQSLNNIFKWLDQEKPGKNDVHVVMLPWSAFGHLIPFFNFSIALARVGGVHVSFISTPKNIKRLPKVPPNLTHLVKLVEFPLPTLDDKSLLPEDAEASVDLPLEKIQYLKAAYDLLQEPIKQFIADKKPDWIIVDFFQYWIVEIAEAYDIPMIHLSIFSAASRAFLIAARASGPIPESLTSPASEMLEFSSTLAYRSYEALELFSSSFVEDASGLSYAQRSAKILRTCRAMALRSCKEFEGDYLEAVHKLISKPTIPVGLLPPETSSLGGENFNGDQSWQRIFKWLNQQKAGSVLFVGFGSECKPSKEQVDEIAYGLELSRLPFIWILQKPSWSSDEVDPLPARFGLTTAEKGVVHIGWAPQKEILAHPCIGGTLTQAGLSSTVETLQHGHVLVALPFVYDQGLNARLLVEKGMAIEVERKEDNGSFTRKEIAKALTYAMVSEDGEELRARAREAAAIFGDRQLHDSYIATFVEYLKNKE; via the exons ATGCGTACAAAAATGACATATGTAGTAGTGCTACCATGTTTTGGATTTGATTGCCTTATTCCATCAACAAACTTGGTCAATTACGATCAATCTTTGAATAATATCTTCAAATGGCTCGATCAAGAGAAGCCCGG AAAGAATGATGTTCATGTAGTAATGCTACCCTGGTCTGCATTTGGTCACCTTATTCCATTTTTCAATTTCTCCATAGCCTTAGCCAGGGTAGGAGGAGTTCATGTATCATTCATATCTACTCCCAAGAATATCAAAAGACTCCCTAAAGTTCCTCCTAACCTGACACACCTTGTGAAATTAGTGGAATTTCCATTGCCAACTCTTGATGACAAGAGTCTTTTGCCTGAAGATGCAGAAGCTTCTGTTGATCTACCATTAGAAAAAATTCAGTACTTGAAAGCAGCTTATGATCTACTCCAAGAACCCATCAAACAATTCATTGCAGATAAAAAGCCTGATTggattattgttgacttcttccAATATTGGATAGTTGAGATTGCTGAAGCTTATGATATCCCTATGATTCACCTCAGTATTTTCTCAGCTGCTTCAAGAGCTTTCTTGATTGCAGCAAGAGCTTCAGGACCTATTCCGGAAAGTCTCACCTCACCTGCTTCTGAGATGCTGGAATTTTCATCAACTTTGGCTTACCGGAGTTATGAAGCATTAGAGCTTTTCTCCTCATCTTTCGTAGAAGACGCCTCAGGGTTATCTTACGCTCAACGTTCAGCCAAAATATTGCGTACATGTCGAGCTATGGCTTTACGAAGTTGCAAGGAATTCGAAGGTGATTACTTGGAAGCGGTGCACAAACTCATCTCTAAGCCTACTATTCCAGTTGGATTACTACCACCTGAAACATCATCACTAGGAGGAGAAAACTTCAATGGCGATCAATCGTGGCAGAGAATCTTCAAATGGCTCAATCAACAGAAGGCTGGATCGGTTTTATTTGTGGGATTTGGAAGCGAGTGTAAACCTAGTAAAGAGCAAGTCGATGAAATAGCTTATGGGCTTGAGCTTTCTAGGCTACCATTTATATGGATACTACAGAAGCCCAGTTGGAGTTCAGATGAAGTGGATCCTTTGCCAGCAAGATTTGGGTTGACCACTGCAGAGAAAGGAGTGGTGCACATTGGATGGGCCCCACAGAAGGAAATTCTGGCACATCCTTGTATTGGGGGTACTCTAACTCAAGCAGGCCTAAGTTCTACCGTAGAAACTCTACAACATGGGCATGTTCTTGTTGCTCTGCCATTTGTGTATGATCAGGGGTTGAATGCAAGATTGTTAGTGGAAAAAGGAATGGCAATTGAAGTAGAGAGAAAGGAAGATAATGGGTCATTTACCAGAAAGGAGATAGCCAAGGCATTAACATACGCCATGGTTTCTGAAGATGGTGAAGAGCTTAGAGCTAGAGCAAGAGAAGCTGCTGCCATATTTGGAGATAGACAGCTTCATGATTCTTACATTGCTACCTTTGTTGAGTATCTGAAAAATAAGGAGTAG
- the LOC104115440 gene encoding probable polygalacturonase: MMAKTDWLLLVLMGVVFSSIERGEGRKTSELTYSAIKCRKHSASIKDFGGIGDGKTLNTKAFQKAVNQLSQYASDGGAQLVIPAGHWLTASFNLTSHFTLFLHKDALLLASQEINQWPLIDPLPSYGHGRDAPGGRYISLIFGTNLTDVIITGENGTIDGQGAVWWQQFHRKKLKYTRPYLIELMHSNKIQISNLTLVNSPSWNIHPVYSSNIIIQGLTILAPVTSPNTDGIDPDSCTNIRLEDNYIVSGDDCVAVKSGWDEYGIKYGMPTSHLIIRRLTCISPYSAAIALGSEMSGGIQDVRVQDIIAINTESGVRIKTAVGRGGFVKDVYVKGMKLHTIKWVFWMTGNYGSHADTHWDPKALPEIKGINYRDVVAENVSMAAQLEGLSGDPFTGICMSNVTIGLAKKAKKYPWTCTNIEGISSSVQPPPCQLLADQGPKKSRRMCDFPTESLPIDNIEMQRCSYRLNY; the protein is encoded by the exons ATG ATGGCGAAGACGGATTGGTTGCTATTAGTCCTTATGGGAGTGGTGTTTTCAAGTATAGAGAGAGGAGAGGGAAGAAAGACAAGTGAGTTAACATACTCAGCAATAAAGTGCAGAAAGCACAGTGCATCCATAAAAGATTTTGGAGGAATAGGAGATGGAAAAACACTCAACACAAAGGCATTTCAGAAAGCAGTGAATCAACTGAGCCAATATGCATCAGATGGTGGAGCTCAGCTAGTTATCCCTGCTGGTCACTGGCTCACTGCTAGTTTCAATCTTACTAGCCATTTCACTCTTTTTCTTCACAAGGATGCTCTTCTTCTTGCTTCTCAG GAAATAAACCAGTGGCCCCTGATAGACCCCTTACCATCCTATGGTCATGGGAGGGATGCACCAGGAGGCAGGTATATCAGTCTCATTTTTGGTACTAACCTCACAGATGTCATCATCACAG GTGAGAATGGGACAATAGATGGGCAGGGTGCTGTCTGGTGGCAACAATTTCACAGGAAAAAGCTAAAATACACAAGACCTTACTTGATTGAACTCATGCATTCTAATAAAATTCAGATATCAAATCTAACCCTTGTCAACTCTCCTTCTTGGAATATCCATCCCGTTTATAGCAG CAATATCATTATCCAAGGCCTCACTATTTTAGCACCTGTAACATCCCCAAACACTGATGGAATCGACCCag ATTCTTGCACAAATATAAGACTAGAGGACAACTACATTGTATCTGGAGATGACTGTGTAGCAGTGAAAAGTGGCTGGGATGAATATGGTATAAAATATGGAATGCCAACAAGTCATCTGATCATCAGACGTCTCACTTGCATTTCACCTTACAGTGCAGCAATAGCATTAGGAAGTGAAATGTCAGGCGGAATTCAAGATGTGAGAGTTCAAGACATTATAGCCATCAACACAGAATCAGGGGTAAGGATAAAGACAGCCGTGGGACGAGGCGGGTTCGTCAAAGATGTATATGTCAAGGGGATGAAACTGCACACCATAAAATGGGTATTTTGGATGACAGGTAACTATGGTTCACACGCTGACACTCACTGGGATCCTAAAGCCTTACCAGAGATAAAAGGGATCAATTACCGGGATGTGGTGGCTGAGAACGTGTCAATGGCCGCCCAGCTAGAGGGGTTGTCCGGGGATCCTTTCACTGGAATCTGCATGTCCAATGTGACAATTGGTTTAGCAAAGAAGGCCAAGAAATATCCATGGACTTGCACTAATATTGAAGGAATTAGCAGCAGTGTGCAACCTCCACCTTGTCAGTTGCTAGCTGATCAGGGCCCAAAGAAGAGTAGGAGGATGTGTGATTTTCCTACAGAAAGTTTACCCATAGATAACATAGAGATGCAAAGATGTTCTTATAGATTGAATTACTGA